One Solea senegalensis isolate Sse05_10M linkage group LG13, IFAPA_SoseM_1, whole genome shotgun sequence DNA segment encodes these proteins:
- the hpda gene encoding 4-hydroxyphenylpyruvate dioxygenase: MTSYTDKGEKHARGKFVRFHHITFWVGNAKQAASFYCDKMGFEALAYKGLETGSRETVSHVIRQDKIIFVFESPLNPGNEVMGEHLTRHGDSVKDISFQVEDCDFLVKTAKERGAVIVREPWVEQDQHGRVKYAVVQTYGDTTHTLIEYLGPYKGAFLPSYKEPLFRDPLLPTLPPTGLKFIDHIVGNQPDDQMLPISDWYLKCLLFHRFWSIDDKQIHTEFSSLRSIVVTNYEETIKMPINEPAMGKKISQIQEYVDYNGGAGVQHIALNTSNIIQSVVNLRARGVEFLAAPDRYYETLRANLSKAKIKVVEDLDRIQQLKILVDFDDKGYLLQIFTKPVQDRPTLFLEVIQRNNHFGFGAGNFKSLFEAIEKDQEARGNLTVLTPEGQARNLY; encoded by the exons GGTCGGCAATGCCAAACAG GCAGCTTCATTCTACTGTGATAAAATGGGCTTTGAGGCTTTGGCCTACAAGGGTCTGGAGACCGGCAGCCGAGAGACAGTGTCTCATGTCATCAGACAGGACAAG aTTATATTTGTATTCGAGTCTCCGCTAAATCCTGGAAATGAAG TGATGGGAGAACACTTAACGAGGCACGGAGACAGCGTCAAAGACATCTCTTTCCAAGTGGAAGACTGTGACTTCTTAGTCAAG ACAGCCAAAGAGCGGGGAGCCGTGATTGTGAGGGAACCATGGGTGGAGCAGGATCAGCACGGGAGGGTCAAGTATGCTGTGGTTCAGACA TATGgagatacaacacacacactcatcgaATACCTGGGACCATACAAAGGTGCTTTCCTGCCCAGCTACAAAGAGCCTCTGTTTAGGGATCCTCTGTTACCCACACT TCCACCCACAGGTTTGAAGTTCATCGATCACATTGTGGGAAACCAGCCAGATGACCAAATGTTGCCAATTTCAGACTG GTACCTGAAGTGTTTGCTGTTCCACCGGTTCTGGTCCATAGATGACAAGCAGATCCACACAGAGTTCAGCTCACTGAGGTCCATCGTGGTCACAAACTATGAAGAGACCATCAAGATGCCCATCAATGAACCTGCCATGGGGAAGAAGATATCACAAATCCAG GAATATGTGGACTATAACGGTGGAGCAGGTGTTCAACACATCGCACTCAACACATCCAACATTATCCAGAGT GTAGTGAACCTGCGAGCCCGAGGGGTAGAGTTCCTTGCAGCACCTGACAGGTACTACGAAACCCTACGGGCCAATCTCAGCAAAGCCAAGATCAAGGTGGTGGAGGACCTAGACCGTATACAG CAACTGAAAATTTTAGTTGACTTCGATGACAAGGGATATCTCCTGCAAATCTTCACTAAACCTGTGCAGGACAGACCAACCCTTTTCCTGGAGGTCATTCAGCGGAACAACCACTTT GGCTTTGGAGCAGGAAACTTCAAGTCTCTCTTTGAGGCCATTGAGAAGGACCAAGAAGCCCGAGGCAACCTCACTGTGCTGACACCTGAGGGACAGGCCAGAAACTTATACTGA